The following coding sequences are from one Bacteroidales bacterium window:
- a CDS encoding valine--tRNA ligase: MQLASKYDPSLVEDKWYAFWMEKGYFYSYPDKRVPYTIVIPPPNVTGVLHMGHMLNNTLQDVLIRRARMLGFNACWVPGTDHASIATEAKVVQKLQAEGIEKHQLTREEFLKHAWEWKEKHGGIILEQLKKLGASLDWNRTRFTMDPKYYESVIHVFVRLYEEGLIYKGYRMINWDPQALTALSDEEVIYKEVSGKLYYVRYYFVEDPTRYLVIATTRPETILADTAVCVNPNDERYKSYIGKKVYVPLVRRPVSVIADEYVDMEFGTGCLKITPAHDPNDYEIGLKHQLEVIDIFTERATLNEKAQILVGKDRFEARKEIVHLLDNQQHIEKIEDYIHKVGFSERTDVIIEPRLSEQWFLSMKELAKPALDVVMKDEVKFYPAKFKNTYRHWMENVKDWCISRQLWWGHRIPAWYLPDGSYVVAHHEGEALQKAREKNPNIDLSDLKQDEDVLDTWFSSWIWPLAVFDGILDSNNEDFKYYYPTNDLVTAPEIMFFWVARMIMAGLHFQQKIPFKNVYYTGIVRDKIGRKMSKSLGNSPEPLDLIARYGADGVRFGVLFCSPAGNDLLFDESLCEQGRNFSNKIWNALRLVKSWHVSHEISSPEYAELAIQWFYHNLQSNKIQIEENFNNFRISDSLHLLYQLIWDDFCSWYLEIVKPSFGNPVDSKTYQQTISYFKELMMLLHPFMPFITEEVWQALRDSEDPESIMISRWLKAENFDKTILDEFEFIKELVSTIRGFRKQNDVPTHEKIAAQFAPREMKETILKYAPIVKKLTNLESLIEVNEKPKDHLLYMVRTESFFFPTKSLNIEEEKNRLLEELAYYEGFLASVQKKLSNESFLSKAPAEIVQKEKKKEADALEKIKAIKEKLKIL; encoded by the coding sequence ATGCAATTAGCTTCCAAATACGATCCATCTCTCGTTGAAGACAAATGGTATGCTTTCTGGATGGAAAAAGGTTATTTCTATTCTTATCCTGACAAAAGAGTTCCTTATACCATTGTCATACCTCCCCCTAACGTAACGGGGGTATTGCATATGGGACATATGCTTAACAATACCTTGCAGGATGTTCTGATCAGGCGTGCAAGAATGCTTGGGTTTAACGCTTGCTGGGTACCTGGAACTGATCATGCATCGATTGCCACCGAAGCTAAAGTTGTTCAAAAACTCCAAGCAGAAGGTATCGAAAAACATCAACTTACGAGAGAGGAGTTCTTAAAACATGCCTGGGAATGGAAAGAAAAACACGGAGGGATTATCCTCGAACAACTAAAAAAATTAGGAGCATCACTTGATTGGAATCGAACACGTTTTACGATGGATCCCAAATATTATGAGTCTGTTATTCATGTTTTTGTAAGATTGTACGAGGAAGGCCTTATTTACAAAGGATATCGTATGATCAATTGGGATCCACAGGCGTTGACTGCTCTAAGTGATGAAGAAGTCATTTATAAAGAAGTAAGTGGGAAACTTTATTATGTTAGATATTACTTCGTTGAAGATCCAACACGTTATCTTGTTATTGCTACGACACGTCCAGAAACTATATTGGCTGATACAGCAGTATGTGTCAATCCAAATGATGAAAGGTACAAATCTTACATAGGTAAGAAGGTTTACGTTCCATTAGTTCGGAGACCAGTCTCTGTCATAGCTGACGAATATGTAGATATGGAATTTGGTACTGGATGCTTGAAGATTACACCTGCCCACGATCCGAATGATTATGAAATTGGATTAAAGCATCAACTGGAGGTCATTGATATTTTTACAGAAAGAGCTACTTTAAATGAAAAAGCTCAAATTCTTGTAGGAAAAGATCGATTTGAAGCCCGAAAAGAGATTGTTCATTTACTCGATAACCAACAACATATAGAGAAAATTGAAGATTATATCCATAAAGTTGGATTTAGTGAGCGAACCGATGTAATAATCGAACCCCGACTTAGCGAACAATGGTTTCTTAGCATGAAAGAACTTGCTAAACCTGCATTAGACGTAGTGATGAAGGATGAAGTGAAATTTTATCCCGCTAAGTTTAAGAATACTTATCGTCATTGGATGGAAAATGTAAAGGACTGGTGTATTAGTCGTCAGTTATGGTGGGGGCATCGCATACCAGCATGGTATTTACCAGATGGAAGTTACGTAGTAGCTCATCATGAAGGAGAAGCCTTGCAAAAAGCTCGAGAAAAAAATCCCAATATTGATTTGTCAGATTTAAAGCAAGATGAAGATGTTCTTGACACTTGGTTCAGTAGTTGGATATGGCCTCTTGCCGTTTTCGATGGTATTCTTGATTCAAACAACGAAGATTTTAAATATTATTATCCAACCAATGATTTGGTAACTGCACCTGAGATTATGTTCTTTTGGGTAGCACGTATGATCATGGCAGGTTTGCATTTTCAACAAAAAATACCTTTCAAAAATGTTTATTACACTGGTATTGTAAGAGATAAGATAGGGCGAAAAATGAGTAAATCGCTTGGAAACAGCCCCGAACCTCTTGATCTTATTGCCAGGTATGGTGCAGATGGAGTTCGTTTTGGAGTTTTGTTCTGTTCTCCTGCTGGTAACGATCTTTTGTTTGATGAATCGCTCTGCGAACAAGGAAGAAATTTCAGTAATAAAATTTGGAATGCACTTCGATTGGTTAAATCGTGGCACGTTAGCCATGAAATTTCTTCTCCAGAGTATGCTGAGCTTGCTATTCAATGGTTTTACCATAATTTGCAATCGAACAAAATACAAATTGAAGAAAATTTCAACAATTTTAGAATTTCTGATTCTTTACATCTGCTTTATCAGCTCATTTGGGATGATTTTTGTTCCTGGTACCTTGAAATTGTGAAGCCATCTTTCGGTAATCCTGTAGATTCAAAAACCTACCAACAAACTATTTCTTATTTTAAGGAATTGATGATGCTGCTGCATCCTTTCATGCCTTTTATTACAGAAGAAGTTTGGCAAGCCCTAAGAGATTCCGAAGATCCTGAAAGTATCATGATTTCACGGTGGTTAAAAGCGGAGAATTTCGACAAAACAATTTTAGATGAATTTGAGTTTATTAAAGAATTGGTTTCAACTATTCGTGGTTTTAGAAAACAAAATGATGTTCCCACTCATGAAAAAATTGCCGCACAATTTGCACCTCGTGAAATGAAAGAAACTATCTTGAAATATGCCCCGATAGTCAAAAAGCTGACAAATTTGGAAAGCTTAATTGAAGTGAATGAAAAACCTAAAGATCATTTATTGTACATGGTTCGCACAGAGTCTTTTTTCTTTCCGACAAAATCATTGAACATCGAAGAGGAAAAAAATAGGTTGTTAGAAGAACTTGCTTACTATGAGGGGTTTCTTGCAAGTGTACAAAAAAAACTATCCAATGAATCGTTCTTAAGCAAGGCGCCAGCAGAAATTGTTCAGAAAGAAAAGAAAAAAGAAGCTGATGCTCTCGAAAAAATAAAGGCCATCAAAGAAAAATTAAAAATATTGTAG
- the thiF gene encoding sulfur carrier protein ThiS adenylyltransferase ThiF — MTFNEIKERLSQCQVGIAGCGGLGSNCAQMLLRTGIKKLILADYDVVTENNLNRQFFFYDQINQKKAFTLKENLLRINPFAQIEAFEVFLTPEKVREIFSTCDAIVEAFDLKEHKLMIIETVETYFPEKLLVSVSGLAGLNHLDKFKVVRNGNLVLIGDFMNDVSEENPPLAPKVSIAAALEAIEVINFLLNKSQNCKYGNPS; from the coding sequence ATGACATTTAATGAAATAAAAGAACGTTTATCTCAATGTCAAGTAGGAATTGCTGGATGTGGAGGTTTGGGTAGCAATTGTGCCCAAATGCTTTTAAGGACTGGTATAAAAAAGTTAATATTAGCTGATTACGATGTGGTTACTGAAAATAATTTAAATAGGCAATTTTTTTTCTACGACCAGATAAATCAAAAGAAAGCTTTTACCCTAAAAGAAAATTTACTTCGAATTAACCCATTCGCACAGATCGAGGCTTTTGAAGTTTTTTTAACACCCGAAAAAGTGAGAGAAATTTTCTCAACTTGCGATGCTATTGTCGAAGCATTTGATCTTAAAGAACACAAACTCATGATCATTGAAACTGTGGAAACTTACTTTCCTGAAAAACTTCTAGTAAGTGTTTCTGGACTTGCTGGGTTGAATCATCTGGACAAATTTAAAGTCGTTCGGAATGGTAATTTGGTTTTAATTGGTGATTTTATGAATGACGTATCTGAAGAAAATCCTCCTCTCGCGCCCAAAGTATCTATCGCTGCAGCCCTCGAAGCCATAGAAGTAATTAATTTTTTGTTGAATAAATCTCAAAATTGTAAATATGGAAACCCAAGTTAA
- a CDS encoding CCC motif membrane protein, with protein sequence METQVKSSLPNAQNAYILGIISIVLTFTAFIIGLILGVVAILEGNRAIKIYEEQPDLYDTKEYENAKTGKLLGWISVGLSTFFLLIFVFVFIAIAILSIQQTFSFN encoded by the coding sequence ATGGAAACCCAAGTTAAATCATCGCTTCCGAATGCCCAAAATGCATACATATTAGGAATAATTTCTATTGTCCTAACTTTTACAGCTTTCATCATTGGCCTAATTTTAGGTGTTGTAGCTATTTTAGAAGGGAACAGAGCTATCAAAATCTACGAAGAACAACCAGATTTATACGATACCAAAGAATATGAAAATGCCAAAACGGGTAAGCTTTTGGGCTGGATAAGTGTAGGTTTATCTACTTTTTTTCTACTCATATTTGTATTTGTGTTTATTGCTATTGCTATATTAAGCATTCAACAAACATTTTCTTTTAACTAA